A genomic region of Pseudopipra pipra isolate bDixPip1 chromosome W, bDixPip1.hap1, whole genome shotgun sequence contains the following coding sequences:
- the LOC135404856 gene encoding LOW QUALITY PROTEIN: kelch-like protein 10 (The sequence of the model RefSeq protein was modified relative to this genomic sequence to represent the inferred CDS: inserted 2 bases in 1 codon): MFPGNTSVPHTSVRSTASDCSVGDSTRKKSSSSTEREMSGRNWSITNELRLEAPPCDVIIRVNGVEFKANKQILSCCSVYFGILFTNWDKMVYEIPGVSAEMMGLIIDFAYTGPVSITEDNAESLLAAADQFNVMGIVNLCCEFLHSRLCFENCIGIWRLTSYYYCPDLRAAACAYILHHFEEVSQVSEEFLDLSAEELAHIIEKDELNVRREEAMLEAVLRWITHDPQNRRQYIACLLDKVRLALLQSXNNVEAHEYVKDSAEGKDLIIRALSEIYNLNSYGQSSSADAKPLTLHDRGATVAGVVGVGRLITGMDRGLQGMCVNERRHLGPTWATAASALATPCSRRVRRIPRTHSGCRIRTVAFSSSGTCGQSRDPARCRPGGTEEPPAPSWPRSPAQPRGRRCPSPGSRPADPAHHRSRSAPAGPRSRGAGPGGRDRNAAAGPGGTRGVLGVGGAGGPPVPRLRLRPAPAAARGGTGGFVSAAASGEGEAERKGSNKEAAGKGARH, from the exons ATGTTTCCAGGCAACACCAGTGTTCCGCACACGTCAGTGAGGTCCACTGCCTCTGACTGCAGCGTGGGAGATAGCACCAGAAAGAAGTCATCCtccagcacagagagagagatgagCGGAAGGAATTGGAGCATCACCAACGAGCTCCGCCTTGAAGCTCCGCCCTGTGATGTCATCATTAGAGTTAACGGAGTGGAATTCAAAGCTAACAAGCAAATCCTCTCCTGTTGCAGTGTCTACTTTGG gaTACTGTTTACCAACTGGGACAAGATGGTCTATGAAATCCCTGGTGTTTCAGCTGAAATGATGGGTCTCATCATCGATTTCGCCTACACTGGACCAGTATCGATCACAGAGGACAACGCTGAGAGTTTGCTGGCTGCAGCCGACCAGTTCAATGTCATGGGCATTGTCAACCTGTGCTGTGAGTTCCTCCATTCCAGGCTCTGCTTTGAGAACTGCATTGGCATCTGGAGATTAACTAGCTATTACTACTGCCCTGACCTGCGCGCAGCCGCCTGCGCATACATCTTGCATCACTTCGaggaggtgtcccaggtgtccgAGGAGTTCCTAGACCTCTCTGCTGAGGAGCTGGCACATATCATCGAGAAGGACGAGCTCAACGTGAGGCGAGAAGAAGCCATGCTCGAGGCTGTGCTGAGGTGGATCACTCACGACCCGCAGAACAGGAGGCAGTACATCGCCTGCTTGCTGGACAAG GTTCGACTGGCACTCCTACAGTC GAACAACGTCGAAGCTCACGAGTACGTGAAGGACAGTGCTGAGGGCAAAGATCTCATCATCAGGGCCCTGTCAGAAATCTA CAACCTGAACTCGTACGGCCAGAGCTCCTCAGCCGACGCCAAGCCACTCACCCT CCATGACCGAGGGGCCACAGTGGCCGGCGTGGTGGGCGTGGGGCGGCTGATCACCGGCATGgacagggggctgcagggcatgTGCGTGAACGAGCGGCGTCACCTGGGCCCCACCTGGGCTACGGCAGCATCGGC cttggccaccccctgctcccggagGGTCCGGAGGATCCCCCGCACTCACTCGGGCTGCCGGATCCGGACCGTGGCTTTCTCCAGCTCGGGCACCTgcgggcagagcagagaccccgCTCGGTGCCGCCCTGGTGGGACCGAGGAGCCTCCAGCGCCCTCCTGGCCGCGctcccccgcccagccccggggccgccgctgccccagcccgggctcccgGCCCGCGGACCCCGCTCACCAtcgctcccgctccgctcccgccgggccgcgcagccgcggggcggggccgggggggcgggacCGGaacgcggccgcggggccgggggggactcGGGGCGTGCTCGGGGTAGGGGGTGCGGggggaccccccgtgccccggcTGCGCCTCCGCCCGGCGCCCGCAGCAGCGCGGGGCGGGACCGGCGGTTTCGTTTCTGCCGCAGCGAGCGGGGAGGgcgaagcagaaaggaaaggttCCAATAAAGAAGCCGCGGGCAAGGGCGCCCGGCACTGa